A part of Rhipicephalus microplus isolate Deutch F79 chromosome 8, USDA_Rmic, whole genome shotgun sequence genomic DNA contains:
- the LOC119164302 gene encoding lactosylceramide 4-alpha-galactosyltransferase isoform X3, with protein MQGPVSICQHHRSSDLAALITLVFFVLLTITREQDQRKDIERHVNLNDSTKNVFFLETAGASCIDERAACSIESAALRHPYYTVWLLTILDMRDCRPLRNLQQLPNFQLLKIDLNSMVKDSVLVHWYIKDDWNHSPFRVNHLSDALRLLVLWKYGGVYADMDVLTLKNFDELRNVVSRELFPDVGNSVLVFDRGHPFLLRCLEEFSRTYKSHKWAHNGPRLLERVLSWFCPRNLLGKVPLVECSGITVLPGTAFYPINYMEWQKAFRRNHTASVLRAATDSYAIHLWNSYSRTTAVERGSAYDLLRKKLCPITSRLTKNSGHNNSVER; from the exons ATG CAGGGGCCGGTTTCCATCTGTCAGCACCACCGAAGCTCCGACTTAGCAGCCCTCATCACGTTGGTTTTCTTTGTACTACTAACGATCACAC GTGAGCAAGATCAGCGAAAAGACATCGAGCGACATGTCAACCTGAACGATTCCACGAAAAACGTATTCTTCCTCGAGACCGCCGGTGCATCGTGCATCGACGAACGGGCGGCGTGCTCCATCGAATCCGCAGCTCTTCGGCATCCCTACTACACTGTCTGGCTCCTCACCATACTGGACATGCGGGATTGTAG GCCTCTGAGGAACTTGCAACAGCTGCCAAACTTCCAGCTGCTAAAGATCGACCTCAACTCAATGGTCAAGGACAGCGTCCTTGTGCACTGGTATATAAAAGATGACTGGAACCACAGTCCATTTCGGGTCAACCACTTGAGCGATGCCTTGAGATTGCTCGTACTGTGGAAATATGGGGGCGTCTATGCTGACATGGATGTTCTAACCCTCAAGAACTTCGATGAACTGAGAAATGTCGTCTCCCGAGAGCTCTTTCCTGATGTTGGCAACAGTGTGTTGGTCTTCGACAGGGGTCATCCCTTTCTCCTGCGCTGTCTCGAAGAATTCAGTAGGACGTATAA GTCTCACAAATGGGCCCACAACGGACCCCGGCTCCTCGAGCGCGTGCTGTCCTGGTTCTGCCCGAGGAACCTTCTGGGCAAGGTGCCCCTCGTCGAGTGCTCCGGGATCACTGTGCTACCGGGCACCGCCTTCTACCCCATCAACTACATGGAGTGGCAGAAAGCATTCCGAAGAAACCACACGGCGTCGGTGCTGCGGGCCGCGACCGACAGCTACGCCATACACCTGTGGAACTCTTACAGTCGAACAACTGCAGTTGAGCGCGGCTCCGCTTATGACCTGCTCCGAAAAAAGTTGTGTCCGATAACGAGCAGGCTGACGAAGAATAGCGGTCATAATAACAGTGTAGAACGATGA
- the LOC142768886 gene encoding uncharacterized protein LOC142768886 isoform X1 — protein sequence MHPNTRRKRRALRRVRNEMRTPEEVTKKASGIPHKAPCDSPTHSKRHPKRSGRKKAAKSQKSSRKASPRERRSHGTTGMDDGHAKTVEVEATRQTASANLSAMSSTKAPTLNNDSPSQQHHGSRCNSSLGTSRVTSKTEARASATSLVSQRDKLPPTQLNPLTEALKPSNSKNAQLVSSDVKGSRGEDCTRPCKEARDSKADNSCRLRHLASLKNHHEPRGPSKAAYSDERYLPGIVAPSVTLDSERDQQFPKLQLSLTKIIHDDLPSAEASKATTPSGLRQAQESPSTPSQRKSLFGEFGSQDATVVSKSKSFLAFWRLASSDGYSVDSPRWEKSKKQGQFVRPAGYTDESRLSKVSRTTLFVVLLVPCVVIGLVVLVVIRAHPKSPQVRRALWIDQLVEACVTVDCYSAVWELSSSVNLSEDPCKDFYGFACGRWANPSSMAANDAKRHDSYMAIQRRAYVTAVNAILLKARSHVSPTMSGDITRHIAGVYRSGY from the exons ATGCACCCGaatacaagaagaaaaagaagagcatTGCGTCGCGTAAGGAACGAGATGCGAACTCCCGAAGAAGTCACGAAAAAGGCGAGTGGAATCCCGCACAAGGCCCCTTGTGATAGTCCCACGCATTCGAAACGTCATCCGAAAAGAAGCGGGCGTAAGAAGGCCGCGAAAAGCCAGAAATCTTCGCGTAAAGCCTCTCCAAGAGAGCGACGCAGCCATGGAACTACCGGAATGGACGACGGCCACGCGAAGACTGTTGAAGTGGAAGCGACGAGGCAGACTGCCAGCGCCAATCTTTCCGCCATGTCATCCACGAAAGCGCCGACCCTCAATAACGATTCGCCTTCCCAACAGCATCATGGCAGTCGGTGTAACAGCAGCCTCGGAACGTCGAGAGTTACCTCGAAAACTGAAGCAAGGGCCAGTGCGACATCTTTGGTAAGCCAGAGAGACAAACTGCCGCCTACTCAGCTGAACCCACTGACCGAGGCCTTGAAGCCAAGTAATTCAAAGAACGCACAACTAGTTTCGAGCGATGTCAAGGGCTCTCGAGGAGAAGACTGCACCAGGCCCTGTAAAGAGGCACGGGACTCCAAGGCGGACAACTCGTGCAGACTGCGGCACCTTGCCAGTCTCAAGAACCACCATGAACCACGCGGTCCTTCCAAGGCGGCGTATTCTGATGAGCGATATCTTCCGGGTATCGTGGCCCCCAGCGTTACGTTGGATTCCGAGCGCGATCAGCAGTTTCCGAAACTGCAACTTTCTCTCACCAAGATTATACATGACGACCTCCCGTCTGCGGAGGCGAGTAAAGCGACCACTCCCAGTGGGCTCCGACAGGCCCAAGAGAGTCCTAGCACTCCCTCGCAGAGAAAAAGCCTTTTCGGGGAATTCGGCAGCCAGGACGCGACTGTTGTCTCGAAATCGAAGTCCTTCCTGGCCTTTTGGAGACTAGCTTCCTCAGACGGCTACAGCGTCGATTCACCAC GATGGGAGAAGTCCAAGAAACAGGGACAGTTCGTACGCCCTGCCGGGTACACGGATGAGAGTCGCTTGTCGAAGGTCAGTCGTACGACGCTGTTTGTCGTCCTCTTGGTTCCGTGTGTGGTCATCGGCCTCGTTGTCCTGGTTGTGATCCGCGCCCACCCAAAGAGTCCTCAAGTGAGGCGCGCGCTGTGGATCGACCAGCTCGTCGAGGCCTGTGTCACCGTGGACTGTTACAGCGCCGTGTGGGAACTGAGCTCCTCTGTCAACCTGTCCGAGGACCCTTGCAAAGATTTCTACGGCTTTGCTTGCGGTCGATGGGCGAACCCGTCTTCTATGGCTGCGAATGACGCGAAGCGCCACGACAGCTACATGGCTATTCAGCGACGGGCCTACGTCACCGCAGTGAACGCCATCTTGTTGAAGGCGCGGAGTCACGTGTCGCCTACGATGTCTGGAGACATCACGCGGCACATAGCCGGCGTTTACAGGTCAGGTTACTGA
- the LOC142768886 gene encoding uncharacterized protein LOC142768886 isoform X2, with protein MAPYGLGWEKSKKQGQFVRPAGYTDESRLSKVSRTTLFVVLLVPCVVIGLVVLVVIRAHPKSPQVRRALWIDQLVEACVTVDCYSAVWELSSSVNLSEDPCKDFYGFACGRWANPSSMAANDAKRHDSYMAIQRRAYVTAVNAILLKARSHVSPTMSGDITRHIAGVYRSGY; from the coding sequence GATGGGAGAAGTCCAAGAAACAGGGACAGTTCGTACGCCCTGCCGGGTACACGGATGAGAGTCGCTTGTCGAAGGTCAGTCGTACGACGCTGTTTGTCGTCCTCTTGGTTCCGTGTGTGGTCATCGGCCTCGTTGTCCTGGTTGTGATCCGCGCCCACCCAAAGAGTCCTCAAGTGAGGCGCGCGCTGTGGATCGACCAGCTCGTCGAGGCCTGTGTCACCGTGGACTGTTACAGCGCCGTGTGGGAACTGAGCTCCTCTGTCAACCTGTCCGAGGACCCTTGCAAAGATTTCTACGGCTTTGCTTGCGGTCGATGGGCGAACCCGTCTTCTATGGCTGCGAATGACGCGAAGCGCCACGACAGCTACATGGCTATTCAGCGACGGGCCTACGTCACCGCAGTGAACGCCATCTTGTTGAAGGCGCGGAGTCACGTGTCGCCTACGATGTCTGGAGACATCACGCGGCACATAGCCGGCGTTTACAGGTCAGGTTACTGA
- the LOC119164302 gene encoding lactosylceramide 4-alpha-galactosyltransferase isoform X1 gives MQGPVSICQHHRSSDLAALITLVFFVLLTITLSARHLGYDPRALLSGASGGSQQRCLGEQDQRKDIERHVNLNDSTKNVFFLETAGASCIDERAACSIESAALRHPYYTVWLLTILDMRDCRPLRNLQQLPNFQLLKIDLNSMVKDSVLVHWYIKDDWNHSPFRVNHLSDALRLLVLWKYGGVYADMDVLTLKNFDELRNVVSRELFPDVGNSVLVFDRGHPFLLRCLEEFSRTYKSHKWAHNGPRLLERVLSWFCPRNLLGKVPLVECSGITVLPGTAFYPINYMEWQKAFRRNHTASVLRAATDSYAIHLWNSYSRTTAVERGSAYDLLRKKLCPITSRLTKNSGHNNSVER, from the exons ATG CAGGGGCCGGTTTCCATCTGTCAGCACCACCGAAGCTCCGACTTAGCAGCCCTCATCACGTTGGTTTTCTTTGTACTACTAACGATCACAC TCAGTGCAAGACATCTTGGCTACGATCCCCGCGCACTCCTCTctggggcttctggtggttcaCAACAGCGATGCTTGG GTGAGCAAGATCAGCGAAAAGACATCGAGCGACATGTCAACCTGAACGATTCCACGAAAAACGTATTCTTCCTCGAGACCGCCGGTGCATCGTGCATCGACGAACGGGCGGCGTGCTCCATCGAATCCGCAGCTCTTCGGCATCCCTACTACACTGTCTGGCTCCTCACCATACTGGACATGCGGGATTGTAG GCCTCTGAGGAACTTGCAACAGCTGCCAAACTTCCAGCTGCTAAAGATCGACCTCAACTCAATGGTCAAGGACAGCGTCCTTGTGCACTGGTATATAAAAGATGACTGGAACCACAGTCCATTTCGGGTCAACCACTTGAGCGATGCCTTGAGATTGCTCGTACTGTGGAAATATGGGGGCGTCTATGCTGACATGGATGTTCTAACCCTCAAGAACTTCGATGAACTGAGAAATGTCGTCTCCCGAGAGCTCTTTCCTGATGTTGGCAACAGTGTGTTGGTCTTCGACAGGGGTCATCCCTTTCTCCTGCGCTGTCTCGAAGAATTCAGTAGGACGTATAA GTCTCACAAATGGGCCCACAACGGACCCCGGCTCCTCGAGCGCGTGCTGTCCTGGTTCTGCCCGAGGAACCTTCTGGGCAAGGTGCCCCTCGTCGAGTGCTCCGGGATCACTGTGCTACCGGGCACCGCCTTCTACCCCATCAACTACATGGAGTGGCAGAAAGCATTCCGAAGAAACCACACGGCGTCGGTGCTGCGGGCCGCGACCGACAGCTACGCCATACACCTGTGGAACTCTTACAGTCGAACAACTGCAGTTGAGCGCGGCTCCGCTTATGACCTGCTCCGAAAAAAGTTGTGTCCGATAACGAGCAGGCTGACGAAGAATAGCGGTCATAATAACAGTGTAGAACGATGA
- the LOC142768885 gene encoding uncharacterized protein LOC142768885, with amino-acid sequence MAQRMGSSSRRSLVSRVLPIVEKDPTMDRVDAIESIDDDLAASTSNVCSRTRITEVHLDELDTPQTHWSSILGEYVKLTGAGGPPSKVRVVNLPDVRALLNVLENSSLPELTIYLMLVPLSEFFILEGKVHHLESASVDGTQDSVAMTCVRALELLFGGHYCHWLWTHVHSPATRSDVRRMWEQVWQETHRLINFRREILVDHNASAPPVENDACQPGFLSPTSHQSRELTVLPSQYSGDFVSNVILFSQKSSKGRRGCQPFLSPKSLDMKWSDRETFFRLLVPDFYHNDATEVAVNYATLGFFLSKSAIRAQLPSNWNWTVYGSCLVGYVRSRLGLVPPVERWRLLVQRQWATQVALRAAALQDDRVNISDVMKRLFLLRLQHTCCSLADRDDASDSDILQTTCNVVTMSVPQFADAFECQNLPQLDCDS; translated from the exons ATGGCACAGCGCATGGGGAGTTCCTCGCGAAGGTCCCTCGTCAGCCGAGTATTGCCCATCGTAGAGAAGGACCCCACGATGGACCGTGTGGACGCGATAGAAAGCATCGACGATGACTTGGCAGCGTCTACGTCCAATGTATGCTCGCGTACGCGTATCACCGAGGTACACCTAGACgagcttgacactccgcaaacCCACTGGTCTAGCATCCTCGGCGAGTACGTCAAGCTAACCGGTGCAGGAGGGCCGCCTTCGAAGGTACGAGTCGTCAATCTACCAGACGTACGAGCCCTTCTGAATGTTCTCGAGAATTCTAGCCTCCCGGAGCTGACCATTTACCTGATGCTTGTTCCTCTATCGGAGTTCTTCATACTGGAAGGCAAAGTCCATCATCTGGAGTCCGCTTCGGTTGACGGCACTCAAGATAGTGTTGCCATGACGTGCGTGCGCGCATTGGAGCTGCTTTTCGGTGGCCATTACTGCCACTGGCTCTGGACTCACGTGCACTCTCCGGCCACCCGCAGTGACGTGCGCCGCATGTGGGAACAGGTGTGGCAGGAGACGCACCGCCTAATCAACTTCCGAAGGGAAATACTCGTGGACCATAATgcgtcagcgccacctgttgagAACGACGCAT GTCAACCTGGCTTCTTGAGTCCCACCTCGCACCAATCAAGAGAGCTCACTGTCTTGCCATCGCAATACAGCGGCGACTTCGTGTCGAACGTGATCCTGTTTTCGCAGAAGTCCTCCAAGGGAAGAAGGGGATGCCAGCCTTTCCTAAGTCCCAAGTCGCTTGACATGAAGTGGAGCGACCGGGAAACTTTCTTCCGGCTCCTGGTTCCCGACTTTTACCACAACGATGCGACGGAAGTAGCCGTCAACTACGCGACGCTGGGCTTCTTCCTGAGTAAATCCGCGATTAGAGCGCAGCTACCGAGCAACTGGAACTGGACCGTGTACGGCTCGTGCTTGGTTGGATACGTGCGTAGTCGGCTAGGCCTGGTGCCACCGGTCGAGCGGTGGCGTCTGCTCGTACAGCGACAATGGGCCACCCAGGTGGCGCTGCGAGCGGCTGCGCTGCAAGATGATCGAGTTAACATCAGCGATGTAATGAAGAGGCTGTTTTTACTTCGACTGCAGCACACGTGCTGCTCTCTAGCGGACCGGGACGACGCTAGTGATAGCGATATACTGCAGACAACTTGCAATGTGGTCACTATGAGTGTTCCGCAGTTTGCCGACGCCTTTGAATGCCAGAACTTGCCACAATTAGATTGCGATTCCTGA
- the LOC119164302 gene encoding lactosylceramide 4-alpha-galactosyltransferase isoform X4 has translation MGPVSICQHHRSSDLAALITLVFFVLLTITREQDQRKDIERHVNLNDSTKNVFFLETAGASCIDERAACSIESAALRHPYYTVWLLTILDMRDCRPLRNLQQLPNFQLLKIDLNSMVKDSVLVHWYIKDDWNHSPFRVNHLSDALRLLVLWKYGGVYADMDVLTLKNFDELRNVVSRELFPDVGNSVLVFDRGHPFLLRCLEEFSRTYKSHKWAHNGPRLLERVLSWFCPRNLLGKVPLVECSGITVLPGTAFYPINYMEWQKAFRRNHTASVLRAATDSYAIHLWNSYSRTTAVERGSAYDLLRKKLCPITSRLTKNSGHNNSVER, from the exons ATG GGGCCGGTTTCCATCTGTCAGCACCACCGAAGCTCCGACTTAGCAGCCCTCATCACGTTGGTTTTCTTTGTACTACTAACGATCACAC GTGAGCAAGATCAGCGAAAAGACATCGAGCGACATGTCAACCTGAACGATTCCACGAAAAACGTATTCTTCCTCGAGACCGCCGGTGCATCGTGCATCGACGAACGGGCGGCGTGCTCCATCGAATCCGCAGCTCTTCGGCATCCCTACTACACTGTCTGGCTCCTCACCATACTGGACATGCGGGATTGTAG GCCTCTGAGGAACTTGCAACAGCTGCCAAACTTCCAGCTGCTAAAGATCGACCTCAACTCAATGGTCAAGGACAGCGTCCTTGTGCACTGGTATATAAAAGATGACTGGAACCACAGTCCATTTCGGGTCAACCACTTGAGCGATGCCTTGAGATTGCTCGTACTGTGGAAATATGGGGGCGTCTATGCTGACATGGATGTTCTAACCCTCAAGAACTTCGATGAACTGAGAAATGTCGTCTCCCGAGAGCTCTTTCCTGATGTTGGCAACAGTGTGTTGGTCTTCGACAGGGGTCATCCCTTTCTCCTGCGCTGTCTCGAAGAATTCAGTAGGACGTATAA GTCTCACAAATGGGCCCACAACGGACCCCGGCTCCTCGAGCGCGTGCTGTCCTGGTTCTGCCCGAGGAACCTTCTGGGCAAGGTGCCCCTCGTCGAGTGCTCCGGGATCACTGTGCTACCGGGCACCGCCTTCTACCCCATCAACTACATGGAGTGGCAGAAAGCATTCCGAAGAAACCACACGGCGTCGGTGCTGCGGGCCGCGACCGACAGCTACGCCATACACCTGTGGAACTCTTACAGTCGAACAACTGCAGTTGAGCGCGGCTCCGCTTATGACCTGCTCCGAAAAAAGTTGTGTCCGATAACGAGCAGGCTGACGAAGAATAGCGGTCATAATAACAGTGTAGAACGATGA
- the LOC119164302 gene encoding lactosylceramide 4-alpha-galactosyltransferase isoform X2, translated as MGPVSICQHHRSSDLAALITLVFFVLLTITLSARHLGYDPRALLSGASGGSQQRCLGEQDQRKDIERHVNLNDSTKNVFFLETAGASCIDERAACSIESAALRHPYYTVWLLTILDMRDCRPLRNLQQLPNFQLLKIDLNSMVKDSVLVHWYIKDDWNHSPFRVNHLSDALRLLVLWKYGGVYADMDVLTLKNFDELRNVVSRELFPDVGNSVLVFDRGHPFLLRCLEEFSRTYKSHKWAHNGPRLLERVLSWFCPRNLLGKVPLVECSGITVLPGTAFYPINYMEWQKAFRRNHTASVLRAATDSYAIHLWNSYSRTTAVERGSAYDLLRKKLCPITSRLTKNSGHNNSVER; from the exons ATG GGGCCGGTTTCCATCTGTCAGCACCACCGAAGCTCCGACTTAGCAGCCCTCATCACGTTGGTTTTCTTTGTACTACTAACGATCACAC TCAGTGCAAGACATCTTGGCTACGATCCCCGCGCACTCCTCTctggggcttctggtggttcaCAACAGCGATGCTTGG GTGAGCAAGATCAGCGAAAAGACATCGAGCGACATGTCAACCTGAACGATTCCACGAAAAACGTATTCTTCCTCGAGACCGCCGGTGCATCGTGCATCGACGAACGGGCGGCGTGCTCCATCGAATCCGCAGCTCTTCGGCATCCCTACTACACTGTCTGGCTCCTCACCATACTGGACATGCGGGATTGTAG GCCTCTGAGGAACTTGCAACAGCTGCCAAACTTCCAGCTGCTAAAGATCGACCTCAACTCAATGGTCAAGGACAGCGTCCTTGTGCACTGGTATATAAAAGATGACTGGAACCACAGTCCATTTCGGGTCAACCACTTGAGCGATGCCTTGAGATTGCTCGTACTGTGGAAATATGGGGGCGTCTATGCTGACATGGATGTTCTAACCCTCAAGAACTTCGATGAACTGAGAAATGTCGTCTCCCGAGAGCTCTTTCCTGATGTTGGCAACAGTGTGTTGGTCTTCGACAGGGGTCATCCCTTTCTCCTGCGCTGTCTCGAAGAATTCAGTAGGACGTATAA GTCTCACAAATGGGCCCACAACGGACCCCGGCTCCTCGAGCGCGTGCTGTCCTGGTTCTGCCCGAGGAACCTTCTGGGCAAGGTGCCCCTCGTCGAGTGCTCCGGGATCACTGTGCTACCGGGCACCGCCTTCTACCCCATCAACTACATGGAGTGGCAGAAAGCATTCCGAAGAAACCACACGGCGTCGGTGCTGCGGGCCGCGACCGACAGCTACGCCATACACCTGTGGAACTCTTACAGTCGAACAACTGCAGTTGAGCGCGGCTCCGCTTATGACCTGCTCCGAAAAAAGTTGTGTCCGATAACGAGCAGGCTGACGAAGAATAGCGGTCATAATAACAGTGTAGAACGATGA